ACAGGTGACCCGGAGAGGGAAGTGGACCGATTTTCTTCTCTCTCCCACTACCGGGAGGGGTCCTTCACCTGGATCAAAAAGCAGGAGAACATCCCGCTGGGAATGGATCTGACGGGTCTGGCTCTGGTATTCGTTGCGGAGGATGTCGATGGCGGTAACGCTCCCAATGTGATCCGGACACCGGAAAGCAAGCACGCATTTTTTTCTTCGATTGAGCATTTTTATGCCCAACCAGAGGAGCGGCCCGCCGTGGGGCAGTTTACCTATATCGGTCCGCGGGTCAAGCTGGGAAGAAACGTCCGGATCGGCCACAACTGCACGCTGGATGGGGACATCACCATCGGGGATGATACGGTCATCTGGAATAGTGTGGTGCTGTTGAACCGGGTGACGGTGGGAAGCCGGTGTGATATTCACTCCGGTGCTGTGATTGGTCACGATGGATATGCCTATACCGAGGATGCCGGGCATCACAAGGTCATGGTGAAGCATTTTGGCGGCGTCAGTATCGGCAACGATGTTCTGATCGGTGAAAACGTCTGTATCAGCCGTGGAACCATTGATGACACCGTTCTGGAGGACGGAGTCAAGATCGATGCGCTGGGGCATATCGCGCATAATTGCTGGTTTGGAAGAAATGCGGCAATGCCAGTTCCGTGCAGTGTCAGCGGCAGCGTGCATGTGGGAGAGAATGCCTATCTCGCCGGCGATATTATCCGCAATCAGTGCACCATCGGAGAGAATGCGTTTGTAGGCTTGGGTGCCGTTGTTGTGAAA
This DNA window, taken from Dysosmobacter welbionis, encodes the following:
- a CDS encoding UDP-3-O-(3-hydroxymyristoyl)glucosamine N-acyltransferase codes for the protein MKIKEILDFLQTARIPFSFTGDPEREVDRFSSLSHYREGSFTWIKKQENIPLGMDLTGLALVFVAEDVDGGNAPNVIRTPESKHAFFSSIEHFYAQPEERPAVGQFTYIGPRVKLGRNVRIGHNCTLDGDITIGDDTVIWNSVVLLNRVTVGSRCDIHSGAVIGHDGYAYTEDAGHHKVMVKHFGGVSIGNDVLIGENVCISRGTIDDTVLEDGVKIDALGHIAHNCWFGRNAAMPVPCSVSGSVHVGENAYLAGDIIRNQCTIGENAFVGLGAVVVKDVAPGQTVVGNPAKPFIKRKREEYAIY